From the genome of Spinacia oleracea cultivar Varoflay chromosome 2, BTI_SOV_V1, whole genome shotgun sequence, one region includes:
- the LOC110790780 gene encoding oligouridylate-binding protein 1 isoform X1, with the protein MEDQQRMQLMLQQQASMQRLILQQQASLYQPGVLAAPPQTEPIFSGNLPPSFDSSACCSVLVWNIHPQVTDPLLQEVFSRTGIIARCQLIRQEKSSYGFVDYYDRRSAALAIVTLNGLHLFGLPIKVNWAHASSLREDKMNHHNIFVWDLVPEVTDATLFACFSHHTCSDARVMWDKKTGRSRGFGFVSFRSQQDAQTAINDLDGKLLGSRQIRCKWAPKGSIGSDDDEPSPYAKSAVDLTNGSSEDGQEKKTDDHTSETNPQVDGPFDYCYCGAPVSRLTAWTHENPGRKFIACKYYDREMDARRCNYFMWLDLDSTAWQRDVINHLLVEKRLLEKRLMKIEMNVMMKKIEEFELAKKEVDE; encoded by the exons ATGGAGGACCAGCAAAGAATGCAATTGATGCTTCAGCAACAAGCTTCGATGCAGCGATTGATCCTTCAGCAACAAGCTTCTCTCTATCAACCGGGTGTTCTCGCTGCCCCTCCCCAG ACAGAGCCTATCTTCAGTGGAAATCTGCCACCATCCTTTGATTCAAGTGCATGCTGCAGTGT GTTGGTTTGGAACATTCACCCCCAAGTCACTGATCCACTTCTTCAAGAAGTTTTCTCAAGAACCGGTATTATTGCAAGATGCCAGCTAATTCGTCAGGAGAAG TCTTCCTACGGCTTTGTGGATTACTATGATCGAAGATCAGCTGCTCTTGCTATTGTCACCCTTAATGGGCTTCATCT TTTTGGACTACCTATCAAAGTTAATTGGGCACATGCGAGCAGCCTAAGAGAGGACAAGATGA ATCATCACAACATAtttgtttgggatttggtcCCTGAGGTTACAGACGCTACATTGTTCGCATGCTTCTCTCATCATACCTGCTC AGATGCTAGAGTAATGTGGGATAAGAAGACTGGGCGTTCCAGGGGTTTTGGTTTTGTTTCATTTAGAAGCCAACAG GATGCACAAACTGCGATCAATGACCTAGATG GAAAATTGCTTGGAAGTAGACAGATTCGCTGTAAATGGGCCCCAAAAGGTTCTATAGGCAGTGATGACGACGAGCCAAGCCCGTATGCTAAGAGTGCTGTGGACCTCACCAATGGATCATCTG AAGACGGTCAAGAGAAGAAGACAGATGACCATACTTCGGAGACCAACCCTCAG GTTGATGGACCATTTGATTATTGTTATTGTGGAGCTCCTGTGTCAAGGCTAACTGCTTGGACTCATGAAAATCCGGGTAGAAAATTCATTGCTTGCAAGTACTATGATCGAGAAATGGACGCTAGGAGATGCAATTATTTTATGTGGCTTGATTTGGATAGCACTGCATGGCAGAGGGATGTCATAAACCACCTGTTAGTAGAAAAAAGATTATTAGAAAAAAGATTGATGAAAATTGAGATGAATGTTATGATGAAAAAGATTGAAGAGTTTGAGCTAGCCAAGAAGGAGGTTGATGAATGA
- the LOC110790780 gene encoding oligouridylate-binding protein 1 isoform X2, translating to MFRYIVLLECLVVCFSADCEAGSICIAQGFNLMTEPIFSGNLPPSFDSSACCSVLVWNIHPQVTDPLLQEVFSRTGIIARCQLIRQEKSSYGFVDYYDRRSAALAIVTLNGLHLFGLPIKVNWAHASSLREDKMNHHNIFVWDLVPEVTDATLFACFSHHTCSDARVMWDKKTGRSRGFGFVSFRSQQDAQTAINDLDGKLLGSRQIRCKWAPKGSIGSDDDEPSPYAKSAVDLTNGSSEDGQEKKTDDHTSETNPQVDGPFDYCYCGAPVSRLTAWTHENPGRKFIACKYYDREMDARRCNYFMWLDLDSTAWQRDVINHLLVEKRLLEKRLMKIEMNVMMKKIEEFELAKKEVDE from the exons ATGTTTCGATATATTGTTCTGTTAGAATGTTTAGTTGTGTGTTTCAGTGCCGACTGCGAAGCTGGTAGTATTTGTATTGCACAAGGATTTAATTTAATG ACAGAGCCTATCTTCAGTGGAAATCTGCCACCATCCTTTGATTCAAGTGCATGCTGCAGTGT GTTGGTTTGGAACATTCACCCCCAAGTCACTGATCCACTTCTTCAAGAAGTTTTCTCAAGAACCGGTATTATTGCAAGATGCCAGCTAATTCGTCAGGAGAAG TCTTCCTACGGCTTTGTGGATTACTATGATCGAAGATCAGCTGCTCTTGCTATTGTCACCCTTAATGGGCTTCATCT TTTTGGACTACCTATCAAAGTTAATTGGGCACATGCGAGCAGCCTAAGAGAGGACAAGATGA ATCATCACAACATAtttgtttgggatttggtcCCTGAGGTTACAGACGCTACATTGTTCGCATGCTTCTCTCATCATACCTGCTC AGATGCTAGAGTAATGTGGGATAAGAAGACTGGGCGTTCCAGGGGTTTTGGTTTTGTTTCATTTAGAAGCCAACAG GATGCACAAACTGCGATCAATGACCTAGATG GAAAATTGCTTGGAAGTAGACAGATTCGCTGTAAATGGGCCCCAAAAGGTTCTATAGGCAGTGATGACGACGAGCCAAGCCCGTATGCTAAGAGTGCTGTGGACCTCACCAATGGATCATCTG AAGACGGTCAAGAGAAGAAGACAGATGACCATACTTCGGAGACCAACCCTCAG GTTGATGGACCATTTGATTATTGTTATTGTGGAGCTCCTGTGTCAAGGCTAACTGCTTGGACTCATGAAAATCCGGGTAGAAAATTCATTGCTTGCAAGTACTATGATCGAGAAATGGACGCTAGGAGATGCAATTATTTTATGTGGCTTGATTTGGATAGCACTGCATGGCAGAGGGATGTCATAAACCACCTGTTAGTAGAAAAAAGATTATTAGAAAAAAGATTGATGAAAATTGAGATGAATGTTATGATGAAAAAGATTGAAGAGTTTGAGCTAGCCAAGAAGGAGGTTGATGAATGA